The following DNA comes from Tunturibacter psychrotolerans.
TCGGGAGCGGGCGTTTGCGCGGCTGCGGTGAGGGATAGGGCCGCAAGGACGAACGTTGCGACGAGAGTGCGGGGTGCGAAGGTCATCGATTCCACTCCGGCGCGCTTATTTTCTCTTCCAGCGGACGCCATCTTTTGAGTCTTCGATTAGGATGCCCTTTTGAAGCAGGTCGTTGCGGATGGCGTCGGCGCGGGCAAAGTTGCGGGTCTTTTTGGCTTGAGTGCGCTCGGCGACGAGGGCGTCGATGTCGGCGTCGGAGAAGGAGAGTGTGGCCACGAGTTCGGGCGCGGCTTCGTCGAGGCGGCCTTCGGCTTCGGCCCAGGCGAGCGCGGCGCGAGTGATGGCTGCGTCCTTGTCTTCGAGGACAGCGAAGACTCCGTCGAAGAGCTCGAGTACGCTGAGGATCTCCGTCACGTTTTCGCTGCGTAGCATTCCGGTGTCGGCTGCGGTGTTGGCGGCGCGAACGAGATCGAAGATGGCGGCGCGGGCTTCTGCTGTATTGAGGTCGTTTGCGAGTGCGATGGTGTACGCCATCCTCGCCTCACCTGTGAGCAGCGAGAGAGCCTGATCGCGTCCTTGCAGGAAGCCGCCCTTCAACATGCGCTGGTGGAAGGTGCGCAGGCGATCGATGGCGTTGGTCGATTCGATCAGACTGTCGAAGGTGAAGTTCATCTGGTGTCGGTAGGGCACGGAGATGAGCAGGAAGCGGATCGCGGAGGCGCGGTAGCCCTTGAGAAGCAGATCGCGGAGAGTGTAGAAGTTTCCCTCGGACTTCGACATCTTCTTGCCTTCGACAAGCAGGAAGCGGACGTGCATCCAGTGGCGGACGAAGGGTTTTCCGGAGGCCGATTCGGACTGGGCGATCTCGTTTTCGTGGTGCGGGAACATGAGGTCTTCGCCGCCGGCGTGGAGATCGATATCGTCGCCGAGGAACTTTGTCGCCATGGCAGAGCACTCGATGTGCCAGCCAGGGCGGCCGGTGCCCAGAGCGGTTTCCCAGGATTGCTCACCGGGTTTTACGGCCTTCCAGAGGGCGAAGTCGCGGGCGGCGTCTTTCTCGTATTCGTCGATGTCGACGCGGGCTCCGTCTTCAATGCCGTCAAAGTCTTTTTTGGAGAGTTTGCCGTACTCGGGGAAGCGAGCGATGCGGAAGTACCAGGAGCCGTCTTCGGCCTTGTAGGCGATGTCCTTGGCGGCAAGCTGCTCGATGAGCGAGACCATGTCGGGAATACAGGCGGTGGCGTGGGAGATGTACTCGGGGCGCTCGATGGCGAGGGCGTCGAGGTCCTCGAAGAAGGCACGCTCGAACTTTTCTGTGTACTGAGCGATGGGGACGCCGGCAGCGCCAGCGTTGCGGATGATCTTGTCGTCGACGTCGGTGATGTTCATGACGTGCTGGACGGGGATGCCCTGCTGGCGGATGACGCGGCGGAGCACGTCGACGTGGAGGAAGGTGCGGAAGTTGCCGATGTGGCCGTAGTCGTAGACGGTGGGGCCGCAGCAGTACATTCGCAGAGATTTCTGGTCGACGGGGGCGAGTGTTTCAATCTTTCCGCCGAGTGTGTTGAAGAGTTCGATGGTTGCCACGTGCTCACTGTTCCTGCCGCAGCCGGCGCGTGGCGCGGTGCAGACTGCTCTCGCTTGAGGTTCCTTGATGATTTTAGCTGATCTCTCGGGGCAAATTGCGCGTAGTGCGGTTACTGCTGGCCCAGCCGGAGCTGGGGGGTGGCTCCGAGGTCTTCCGAGGCGAAGTTTTGGGCGATGAGCTTGGGCCATGCGGCGGCGGCGATCATGGCGGCGTTGTCAGTGGAAAGCGCGAGCGAGGGGAAGGCGATGGGGAGGTTGCGGCGGTCGGCTTCGGCCTGGAGGCGCCGGCGTAACTCAGTGTTAGCGGCGACTCCGCCGGAGACGACGATGCTGTGCGCGCCGAAGGCTTCGGCGGCGGCGAAGGTCTGGCGTTGAAGATTGCCGACGACGGCGTACTGGAAGGAAGCAATCAGGTCGAGGGTCTGCTGATCGCAGAGTTTAGTTACGGCTTCGGACTTGGGCGTAAGGGTGGGATCGGCGGCGAGTGCGGCGCGACGGGACTCGATAGTGTCGCGCATGTTGTGAGTTTCGACGTAGCGGAGAACCGCAGTTTTGATGCCGCTGAAGGAGAAGTCGAAGTGCGGGCCTTCGGTGTTTGCGGGGGCTTTCTTGTTGGTGATACCGGGCCGTGGAGCGCGATGTTTTATTTCGGCGAAGGTGAAGGGGACGGCGCGGGGATTGCCGTGGGGGGCAAGCGCGTCGATCCAGGGCCCGCCTGGGTAGCCGAGGCCGAGCAGTTTGGCGACCTTGTCGTACGCCTCGCCGGCGGCGTCGTCGACGGTGCGACCTACGTTGCGGTAGGTCCAGGTTTCGCTTCCTTGCTGGTGAGTTGCTAGATAGAGGTGGGTGTGGCCGCCTGAGACGACGAGCGCGAGAAGAGGGAGTTCTAGAGGGGATTCCGAGCGCTCTCGCGTCTCCATGAGGACGGCGTGGATGTGGCCTTCGAGGTGGTTGACGGAGATGAGGGGTTTATCGAGGCCGAGCGTGAGGGCCTTTGCGTAGGTGATGCCGACGAGGAGCGCGCCGGCGAGACCTGGGCCTTCGGTGACGGCTACGGCGTCGAGATCGGCGAAGGTTACGTTAGCGCGAGACATTGCCTCGCGCACAACGGGGACGATGTTGCGGAGGTGTTCGCGGGAGGCGAGTTCGGGGACGACACCGCCGTAGTTGGCGTGGAGCGACATCTGCGAGGCGACGACGTTGGAGAGGGCTTCGCTGCCGGCGCGGACGACGGCGGCTGCGGTCTCGTCACAGGAGCTCTCGATGCCCAGGATCAGGCCGGTCTTTGAGCCACTCTGGCGGCTTTCGGGCATCTCTCTATCATAGGGGAAGGCATGAGGGATCCGTGGAAGGACAATTCGAGGTACAGGGCAGCGCGAGAGATCGTGGTGGCGCTGCGTGCCGCGGGGCATAAGGCTTACTTCGCGGGTGGATGCGTGCGCGATCTGCTGCTGGGGATGGAGGCCAAGGACTTCGATGTGGCTACGAGCGCAACACCTGATATAGCGATGGGGATGTTCACGAAGACGTACTCGGTGGGGGCGCACTTTGGCGTGGTGCTGGTTTGTACGCCGGGGGAAGACGGCTCTGAGATTGCCACGGAGGTAGCTACGTTTCGGCATGACGGGGCGTACAGCGACGGGAGAAGGCCGGACGCGGTGCGGTTTTCAACCGATCCACGCGAAGATGTGCAGCGGCGCGACTTCACGATCAATGGCATGCTGTTCGATCCGCTGGCGGACTCACATGAGGCGGCGATTCTGGACTTTGTTGGCGGACGTGAAGATCTGACGAATCACCTGGTGCGGACGATCGGCGTCGCGAAGGATCGTTTTTCCGAAGACAAGCTGCGAATGCTGCGGGCTGTGCGGTTTGCGTCACGGCTGGAGTTTGAAATTGAGGCTCAAACCGCGGAGGCGATCAACGAGCTTGCGGGGGAGATTACGCAGGTTAGCCTTGAACGGATTTGCGATGAGTTGACGTTGATGTTGACGGAAGGGCATGCGCGGCGCGCGTTCGAAATGTTGTGTGAGCTGGGATTGTTGCAGCATATTTTGCCCGAGGCCGTGAAGATGCGCGGCGTGGAGCAGCCGCCGCAGTTTCATCCGGAGGGCGATGTTTGGGTCCACACGATGCTGCTGCTGGAGAAGCTGAAGCCGGGCGCTTCGGTCGCACTGGCCTGGGGAGCGCTGCTGCATGACATTGGAAAGCCGGCTACGTTTCGGCCACCTGATCCGAAGAAGGCGGGAGATCGAATTCGCTTTGATGGGCACGTGGAGGTTGGAGTACGCATGGCGGAGACGATTCTTGGACGGCTGCGTTTTTCGAATGAGGAGGCCGAACAGATCATTGCGCTGGTCAAGAACCATATGCGCTTCGGGGACATTCTGCAGATGAGAGAGTCGACGCTGAAGCGGTTTCTGCGGCTGCCGAAGTTTGACGAACATCTTGCGCTCCACTGGATGGATTGCATGTCGGCGCATGGGGATTTGAAGCTGTACGAGTTTGCGAAGGAGCGATATGAGGCAGCGCCAGTGGAGGAGATTCGGCCGAAGTTGCTGGTGACGGGCCGGGATCTAATAGCAGCGGGATATCGCCCGAGTCCACAGTTCAAAGAGATGCTGGAGGCAGCCGAGGACGCTCAGCTTGAGGGCGTGGCCACTACGACCGAAGAGGGTCTGGCCGTCGTGAGGGCACGGTGGGGAGAGCCGCACGACGGCTAGTGTGTCGATCGTGAAGAAGTTGTGAGAGCCGAAGACTTCCAGGCCTCCGCGGGGACGAGTTAAGGCCTCAACCGGGACAATTTGGATGCGGCAGAACAGCTTGCCGGATGCATTTTTGTAACGAATTTGTCATCGCGAATTCGGGTGTAGTGTTGAAAGAGACGGAGTGGTCAGACAGAGAATTGCCTGCTATTCTGCATTGCATCTAGAGGGCTTATGGCTACTACGAAATCGCTGCTGAATACGCCTGCCGAGTTCACTCCGAATACACAGTTGACTATTGATGGGCTGCAGGTGCCAGGCCACTCCGGCGAACTGTTGATCGACCTGCTGAACCGGCGTACCGCGGTGGATGCGCAGAAGCCTGTGCCGCAGGTTTGCTATGTGAAGCAGATGGGCCCCATCGAAAGCTGCGACACCTGCCTGGTGAAGGTGAACGGCGAGTTGGCGCGGGCATGTTCGACAAGAGTCTCTGGGGGGATGAAGGTAGAGACCGTTGGCGAAGCGGTTGATATTGCGCAGCGTGAGGCGTTCGATCGCATCCTCGAGAACCATATGCTGTACTGCACGGTGTGCGACAACAACAACCAGAACTGCACGATCCACAACACGACGGCAGTCCTCGATGTGAAGCACCAGCACCGCGAGTACAGGCGGAAGCCGTATGAGAAGGACATGTCGAATCCGTTCTATCGCTATGATCCGGACCAGTGCATTCTGTGTGGCCGGTGCGTAGAGTCATGCCAGAACGTGCAGGTGAATGAGACGCTGTCGATTGATTGGGAGAGTGATCATCCTCGCGTGCTGTGGGATGGCGGAATGCAGATTGAAGGTTCGAGCTGCGTCTCATGCGGGCACTGCGTCACGGTCTGTCCGTGCAATGCGCTGATGGAGAAGTCGATGCTGGGTGAGGCGGGCTATATGACCGACCTGCCGGCTGCAACACTGAACAATATGATCGACGTAGTGAAGGGCGTTGAGCCGCCGATTGGGTATGGCCCGATTCTTTCGCTCTCTGAGATGGAGTCGGAGATGCGCAACGAGCGGACGAAGCGCACCAAAACGGTCTGTACTTATTGCGCGGTGGGATGCAGCTTCGAGGTGTGGACCAAGGATCGCCATATTTTGAAGGTCGAACCGTGGCATGGGCCTGCGAATGGAATCTCTACCTGCGTGAAGGGCAAATTCGCATGGGGGCACATTAATTCGGACGACAGGTTGGTCAAGCCGCTGTTGCGCGATGGCGAAGGCTTTCGCGAGATTGAATGGAAGGAAGCGCTCGACATCATCGAGCACACCTTCAAACGCATCAAGAACGATCACGGGCCGGATGCGCTGGGGTTTATTGCCTCTTCGAAGTGCACCAATGAAGAGAGCTTCGTCATGCAGAAGCTGGCGCGTGCGGTGATCGGGACCAACAATGTCGATAACTGCGCTCGCTACTGCCAGAATCCGGCGACGATGGGTTTGCAGCGCACTGTCGGCTACGGTGGCGACTCGGGATCGATTGCGGATATCGAGAAGGCTGGGCTGGTGCTGATCGTGGGCGCGAATCCTGCGGAGAACCATCCTGTGCTTTGCACGCGGGTCAAGCGTTCGCACAAGCATCGTGGGCAACGGTTGATTGTTGCCGACCTTCGCAAGCACGAGATGGCCGAGCGCGCCGATATCTTCTTCCGTCCGAATCCTTCGACCGACGCTGTGTGGATGTGCGCGGTCTCGAAGTACATCATCGACAGCGGCCTGGCGAAGATAGACTTCATCAACAAGTGGGTGAATCACTTTGACGAGTTCAAGAAATCGCTCGAGCCATTCACGATGGAGTATGCCGAGAAGATCACCGGCGTTCCTGCGGCAACGCTGACGACGGTGGCGCATGAGATTGCGGCGGCGGATGGCACCTGCATTCTGTTTGCAATGGGCGTGACGCAGCACTGCGGCGGGTCGGACACGGCGACCGCGCTCTCGAATCTGCTGTTGGTGACTGGCAACTACATGCGGCCGGGGGCTGGTGCTTATCCGCTGCGCGGCCACAACAATGTGCAGGGCGCGAGCGACTACGGCTCGATGCCGAACGTCTTCAGCGGATACCAGAAGGTGGACGATCCCGATGTCGTCGCGAAGTTCGAGGCCGACTGGGGCGTGACGCTGCCGACTACTACCGGCAAAGACAATCACCAGATGATGGAAGCGATTCTGGCTGGGACGATGAAGTCGCTGTATATCAAGGGCGAGGACACGATCACGTCAGATTCGAACGCGAACTTTGTTGCCAGCGCGTTGGAGAAGCTCGAGTTTTTTATCGTGCAGGATATAAATTTCTCCGAAACCTGTCGCTACGCCGACCTGGTGCTGCCGGCGGCGGCTTCGCTGGAGAAAGACGGGACCTTCACCAGTACAGAGCGACGCATTCAACGCATCAATAAGGCGATGGAGCCGTTGGGAGAATCGAAGGCCGATTGGGAGATCATTCAACTGATCGCAAACCGGATGGGCGGGAACTGGAACTACAAACATCCTTCCGAGATCATGGACGAGGTAGCGCGGCTGACTCCGCTGTTCGCCGGGGTAAGCTATACACGTCTGGAGGGCTTCGACAGCCTGCAGTGGCCTGTACATGCTGACGGGACAGACACGCCGTTGCTGTTTACCGAGGGCTTCCCCTTTCCCGATAAGAAGGCGCGGTTCTTCCCGATCGAGTACATTCCGCCGTCAGAGGAGACCAGCTCACTCTACGATCTGCACCTCAACAACGGCCGTCTGCTGGAGCACTTTGAGCAAGGCAGCATGACCTTCCGCACGCCTGGAATTAAAGAGATTACGCCGAACAGCTGGCTCGAGGTGTCGCCGGAGCTGGCAGCCGAGCGCGGCGTGACCTCGGGCCGGTATGTGCAGGTGGCTTCGCCGCATGGCAAGGTGAGAGTGCAGGTGCTGGTGTCGGACCGTGTGAAGGGCAAACAGCTTTACATGACGCTGAACTCGGTCGAGGAGCCCGTGAACAAGCTGACCGGCGACTTTGCGGATCGCCAGACGCACACGCCTGCGTTCAAGGAGACGGCCGTTAACATGACGGTGCTGCCGGAGCAGGGTGAGAATCCGCTGCCACGAAGGAACTTCCGCTATGGCAAGCGAACGCCGCAACCTGGACTCGAAATTGAACGCAAGTGGGCACGCAAGGACTACCACCTGCCAGGGACCGCTGCTGCTGACAAGCTTGTTCAGATATCTTCCACCACTGTTTAGTTTCTTGAGGAACTGTTATGGCCAAGCCCATTGCTTTCAAACCGATTACTGTCGACTTCAAAGCCGACCTCGTGCGCAAGCTTGAGAAGGCTCCTGAAGAGCACGCCGAGGCGCTGCTGCTGGCCTACGATGTGCTCGAAGAGGCGCACCGGAAGGGTTTGCTGAGCCTGCTTCATGGTGCGATCGGTGCGAAGGATACGATCTTCAATACACTATCGAAGTACGCCTCGCAGCCAGAGGGCATCGCAGCGATTCGTAATCTGCTGACAGCCGCTAAGATCCTGACTGAACTTGATCCAGAGGTGCTCGATCAGCTCTCAAAGGTGATGGCGCATGCCACGAAAGAACATCAGGCGGAGCGCGATGCTCCTAGCCTGTTGCAGCTTGCGAAACGTGCGACAAGCGAAGACAGCCGCCGCGGGCTTTCGTTCATGACGCTGGTTCTCTCGGGGCTGGGCAGGTCGCTGAAGAGCTAAGCAGTCCGATCTCAGGTCGCCCGCACAGGTGGCGGCTATGGTCAAATAAACGATGTGACTCATTCCTTCGACATCGGCAGTGCAACTCATCAGGTCCCGGTAGGCCGGGGCAAGCTTTTTCTCATCGCAGGACCATGCGTGATTGAATCCGAAGGCCACGCGCGTAAGATGGCTGACGCCATTCAGCGCATCACATCGGATCTCGGCGTTCCGTACATCTTCAAGGCCAGCTACGACAAGGCAAATCGCACCTCCATCAAGAGCTTTCGCGGGCCCGGGCTGGTAGAGGGCTGCCGGATTCTGCGCGAAGTTGGAAAGAGTACCGGACTACCGGTATTGACCGATGTTCACACCGCCGTCGATTGTGACGCTGTTGCAGAGGCTGTCGATGTGCTGCAGATTCCTGCGTTCCTGTGCCGCCAGACGGACCTGCTAATCGCGGCAGCCGAAGCCACGAAGAAGACCGGCGGAGCGATCAACGTAAAGAAGGGTCAGTTCGTTGCGCCGTGGGATATGCGGCACGCTGTTGAGAAGATTCGCGAGAGCGGCAACGATCGCGTTTCTCTGACCGAGCGCGGAGCCAGCTTCGGATACAACAACCTCGTCGTGGATATGCGCTCGCTGCCCGTGATGCGTGGGTTTGCGCCGGTGG
Coding sequences within:
- a CDS encoding DUF1641 domain-containing protein → MAKPIAFKPITVDFKADLVRKLEKAPEEHAEALLLAYDVLEEAHRKGLLSLLHGAIGAKDTIFNTLSKYASQPEGIAAIRNLLTAAKILTELDPEVLDQLSKVMAHATKEHQAERDAPSLLQLAKRATSEDSRRGLSFMTLVLSGLGRSLKS
- the tsaD gene encoding tRNA (adenosine(37)-N6)-threonylcarbamoyltransferase complex transferase subunit TsaD codes for the protein MPESRQSGSKTGLILGIESSCDETAAAVVRAGSEALSNVVASQMSLHANYGGVVPELASREHLRNIVPVVREAMSRANVTFADLDAVAVTEGPGLAGALLVGITYAKALTLGLDKPLISVNHLEGHIHAVLMETRERSESPLELPLLALVVSGGHTHLYLATHQQGSETWTYRNVGRTVDDAAGEAYDKVAKLLGLGYPGGPWIDALAPHGNPRAVPFTFAEIKHRAPRPGITNKKAPANTEGPHFDFSFSGIKTAVLRYVETHNMRDTIESRRAALAADPTLTPKSEAVTKLCDQQTLDLIASFQYAVVGNLQRQTFAAAEAFGAHSIVVSGGVAANTELRRRLQAEADRRNLPIAFPSLALSTDNAAMIAAAAWPKLIAQNFASEDLGATPQLRLGQQ
- the kdsA gene encoding 3-deoxy-8-phosphooctulonate synthase, coding for MTHSFDIGSATHQVPVGRGKLFLIAGPCVIESEGHARKMADAIQRITSDLGVPYIFKASYDKANRTSIKSFRGPGLVEGCRILREVGKSTGLPVLTDVHTAVDCDAVAEAVDVLQIPAFLCRQTDLLIAAAEATKKTGGAINVKKGQFVAPWDMRHAVEKIRESGNDRVSLTERGASFGYNNLVVDMRSLPVMRGFAPVVFDGTHSVQTPSAGNGVSGGQPEFIPVLARAAVAAGVDGVFLEVHDNPAEAKSDGANALHLNHLRAVLEQLLAVHAAVS
- the cysS gene encoding cysteine--tRNA ligase, encoding MATIELFNTLGGKIETLAPVDQKSLRMYCCGPTVYDYGHIGNFRTFLHVDVLRRVIRQQGIPVQHVMNITDVDDKIIRNAGAAGVPIAQYTEKFERAFFEDLDALAIERPEYISHATACIPDMVSLIEQLAAKDIAYKAEDGSWYFRIARFPEYGKLSKKDFDGIEDGARVDIDEYEKDAARDFALWKAVKPGEQSWETALGTGRPGWHIECSAMATKFLGDDIDLHAGGEDLMFPHHENEIAQSESASGKPFVRHWMHVRFLLVEGKKMSKSEGNFYTLRDLLLKGYRASAIRFLLISVPYRHQMNFTFDSLIESTNAIDRLRTFHQRMLKGGFLQGRDQALSLLTGEARMAYTIALANDLNTAEARAAIFDLVRAANTAADTGMLRSENVTEILSVLELFDGVFAVLEDKDAAITRAALAWAEAEGRLDEAAPELVATLSFSDADIDALVAERTQAKKTRNFARADAIRNDLLQKGILIEDSKDGVRWKRK
- a CDS encoding CCA tRNA nucleotidyltransferase, with the protein product MRDPWKDNSRYRAAREIVVALRAAGHKAYFAGGCVRDLLLGMEAKDFDVATSATPDIAMGMFTKTYSVGAHFGVVLVCTPGEDGSEIATEVATFRHDGAYSDGRRPDAVRFSTDPREDVQRRDFTINGMLFDPLADSHEAAILDFVGGREDLTNHLVRTIGVAKDRFSEDKLRMLRAVRFASRLEFEIEAQTAEAINELAGEITQVSLERICDELTLMLTEGHARRAFEMLCELGLLQHILPEAVKMRGVEQPPQFHPEGDVWVHTMLLLEKLKPGASVALAWGALLHDIGKPATFRPPDPKKAGDRIRFDGHVEVGVRMAETILGRLRFSNEEAEQIIALVKNHMRFGDILQMRESTLKRFLRLPKFDEHLALHWMDCMSAHGDLKLYEFAKERYEAAPVEEIRPKLLVTGRDLIAAGYRPSPQFKEMLEAAEDAQLEGVATTTEEGLAVVRARWGEPHDG
- the fdhF gene encoding formate dehydrogenase subunit alpha, which gives rise to MATTKSLLNTPAEFTPNTQLTIDGLQVPGHSGELLIDLLNRRTAVDAQKPVPQVCYVKQMGPIESCDTCLVKVNGELARACSTRVSGGMKVETVGEAVDIAQREAFDRILENHMLYCTVCDNNNQNCTIHNTTAVLDVKHQHREYRRKPYEKDMSNPFYRYDPDQCILCGRCVESCQNVQVNETLSIDWESDHPRVLWDGGMQIEGSSCVSCGHCVTVCPCNALMEKSMLGEAGYMTDLPAATLNNMIDVVKGVEPPIGYGPILSLSEMESEMRNERTKRTKTVCTYCAVGCSFEVWTKDRHILKVEPWHGPANGISTCVKGKFAWGHINSDDRLVKPLLRDGEGFREIEWKEALDIIEHTFKRIKNDHGPDALGFIASSKCTNEESFVMQKLARAVIGTNNVDNCARYCQNPATMGLQRTVGYGGDSGSIADIEKAGLVLIVGANPAENHPVLCTRVKRSHKHRGQRLIVADLRKHEMAERADIFFRPNPSTDAVWMCAVSKYIIDSGLAKIDFINKWVNHFDEFKKSLEPFTMEYAEKITGVPAATLTTVAHEIAAADGTCILFAMGVTQHCGGSDTATALSNLLLVTGNYMRPGAGAYPLRGHNNVQGASDYGSMPNVFSGYQKVDDPDVVAKFEADWGVTLPTTTGKDNHQMMEAILAGTMKSLYIKGEDTITSDSNANFVASALEKLEFFIVQDINFSETCRYADLVLPAAASLEKDGTFTSTERRIQRINKAMEPLGESKADWEIIQLIANRMGGNWNYKHPSEIMDEVARLTPLFAGVSYTRLEGFDSLQWPVHADGTDTPLLFTEGFPFPDKKARFFPIEYIPPSEETSSLYDLHLNNGRLLEHFEQGSMTFRTPGIKEITPNSWLEVSPELAAERGVTSGRYVQVASPHGKVRVQVLVSDRVKGKQLYMTLNSVEEPVNKLTGDFADRQTHTPAFKETAVNMTVLPEQGENPLPRRNFRYGKRTPQPGLEIERKWARKDYHLPGTAAADKLVQISSTTV